One Fibrobacter sp. UWH6 genomic window carries:
- a CDS encoding inorganic diphosphatase → MAINYLDLPIGKKYPYEVDCVVEIGKDTNLKYEYDERLHVFRLDRCLLSSMSYPCTYGFIPSTKADDGDALDMLIYSPASMMTGTVCSCRVVGALDMTDGGKKDYKVLGVPVFNPRPIHDIRDVDQMFLRITKNFFQNYKELEGKDVQIGEWKDAAFAREKVIAAHRAYFQNQVQIPETCYQEPEADTNLPPEELI, encoded by the coding sequence ATGGCTATTAACTATTTGGATTTGCCCATCGGCAAGAAATATCCGTACGAAGTGGATTGTGTTGTGGAAATTGGTAAGGACACCAATTTGAAGTACGAATATGATGAACGTCTTCATGTTTTCCGCTTGGATCGTTGCCTTCTGAGCTCCATGAGCTACCCCTGTACTTATGGCTTTATCCCCAGCACCAAGGCCGATGATGGCGATGCTCTGGATATGCTGATTTACAGCCCCGCCTCCATGATGACCGGTACCGTCTGCAGTTGCCGCGTGGTTGGCGCTCTGGACATGACCGACGGCGGCAAGAAGGACTACAAGGTTCTTGGCGTTCCCGTATTTAACCCGCGCCCCATTCACGACATCAGGGATGTGGACCAGATGTTCCTCCGCATTACCAAGAACTTCTTCCAGAACTACAAGGAACTGGAAGGCAAGGATGTTCAGATTGGTGAATGGAAGGATGCCGCCTTTGCCCGCGAAAAGGTAATCGCCGCCCATCGTGCCTATTTCCAGAACCAGGTTCAGATTCCCGAAACCTGCTACCA
- a CDS encoding PEP/pyruvate-binding domain-containing protein — protein sequence MINLKKYRNCFMATLSAVAFFSACSDDSSSSVNEEFSGLHINASGAKLESFFVGVDEQQILCPGSDSDNLKCTSSGVSISFDVGDSADVVVKAWGNEFFAGKLGADRDRNIDVSLSRLDEFKNTADEASGFTADEGYDAFLKKAYKSSTEIGRSYLVKFIITDFDSKKPVLHLQNTGKHSLHYEFAKKVLKDSRSLSEFESDVYYSTKKKTVAGTLVYYAAQDSMIALTFFPTDKISAELVAKTHRIIESRLQFLNVGTKKNRLYYMPSGSVAESAAEDYADEFKRLDVPVYTHAQIFGDVSLQIMNTGVAYGTLRKFTADELDTAIVSSHDILILETLPAEIPLVAGAISKDAQTPLSHVNLAAKARKTPNIAFNGHELPDSLLALCDSLVKLTVSTASYTVEKTTLKEAKEYWESLKKEKMILSYDLSEKGFPDFKDLGFNSAGFVGVKAANLAELQKFIPENSPDGFAVPFYHYDNFMSYAQVTESLCLRSQKDCKKEGRSSEICDYIETLCESAVKDDSLPLKKYIAAVTADEKFESDTRTREAVLDNIRYMIRHIPVDEKFGTELDEKVYKIFGETPVRLRSSTNSEDLDEFNGAGLYKSVKATREPKDLPSDEIRKVWASVWSFKAYEERTLWNIDHFSVQMAVAVHGAFIDEAANGVIVTQNIADFSVAGIYVNVQKGEVSITNPENNSRPEIFSIVPAAKGVQKVLLQSSTLSPDEPVLTDSEVTELYGFVEKIQTHFAKLYKKSADELILDIEFKVMGDERELMFKQARPYIL from the coding sequence ATGATTAATCTGAAAAAATATCGTAATTGTTTTATGGCCACACTAAGCGCAGTGGCCTTTTTTTCGGCTTGTTCCGATGACAGTTCTTCTTCGGTGAACGAGGAATTTTCTGGTCTGCATATTAACGCTTCTGGTGCGAAACTTGAGAGTTTTTTTGTCGGAGTCGATGAACAGCAAATTTTATGTCCGGGATCGGATAGTGACAATCTGAAGTGTACTTCTTCGGGTGTCTCTATTTCCTTTGACGTAGGCGATTCTGCCGATGTGGTGGTGAAGGCCTGGGGAAACGAATTCTTTGCCGGAAAGCTGGGCGCGGACAGGGATCGTAATATCGATGTTTCCTTGAGTCGCCTAGACGAATTCAAGAATACTGCAGATGAAGCTTCTGGATTTACTGCTGATGAAGGTTACGATGCTTTCTTGAAGAAGGCTTATAAGTCGTCGACTGAAATTGGCCGAAGCTACCTGGTCAAATTCATCATTACGGATTTTGATTCCAAGAAGCCTGTGCTGCATTTGCAGAATACCGGCAAGCATTCTCTGCATTATGAATTTGCAAAGAAGGTGCTGAAGGATTCCCGAAGCTTGTCGGAATTTGAAAGCGATGTTTATTACAGCACGAAAAAGAAGACTGTGGCTGGAACGTTAGTCTATTATGCGGCTCAAGATTCCATGATCGCCCTGACGTTCTTCCCGACAGACAAGATTAGTGCAGAACTGGTGGCGAAAACTCATCGCATTATTGAATCCCGTCTGCAGTTCCTGAATGTGGGAACAAAAAAGAATCGCCTGTATTATATGCCGTCGGGTAGCGTGGCCGAATCTGCGGCCGAAGATTACGCTGATGAATTTAAACGGTTAGACGTTCCCGTGTACACTCATGCCCAAATCTTTGGAGACGTCAGTCTTCAGATTATGAATACGGGTGTCGCTTACGGTACTCTCAGAAAGTTTACCGCCGATGAACTGGATACGGCTATTGTTTCTTCCCATGATATTTTAATTCTTGAAACCCTGCCTGCCGAAATTCCGCTGGTGGCTGGCGCTATCAGCAAGGATGCCCAGACTCCGCTTTCTCATGTGAACCTTGCGGCCAAGGCTCGTAAGACTCCCAACATAGCCTTTAACGGGCATGAACTGCCGGACTCCCTTCTGGCTCTTTGCGATAGCCTGGTGAAGCTGACGGTCAGCACCGCGTCCTATACCGTAGAAAAGACGACCTTGAAAGAAGCTAAGGAATATTGGGAAAGTCTCAAGAAAGAAAAGATGATCCTCTCTTATGACTTGAGCGAAAAGGGATTCCCCGATTTCAAGGATCTTGGTTTTAATTCTGCGGGATTCGTAGGCGTCAAGGCAGCAAACCTGGCTGAACTTCAAAAGTTTATTCCCGAAAATTCTCCTGATGGTTTTGCGGTACCGTTCTATCATTACGATAATTTCATGAGCTATGCCCAGGTGACGGAATCTCTTTGCCTTCGCTCTCAAAAGGATTGCAAGAAGGAAGGTCGCTCTTCTGAAATTTGCGATTACATCGAGACCCTGTGCGAGTCTGCTGTCAAGGACGATTCCTTGCCGCTGAAAAAGTACATCGCCGCTGTAACTGCTGACGAAAAGTTTGAATCAGATACCCGTACAAGGGAAGCTGTTCTTGATAATATCCGTTACATGATCCGCCATATTCCCGTAGACGAAAAATTCGGTACGGAACTGGATGAAAAGGTCTACAAGATTTTTGGGGAGACTCCGGTGCGCTTGCGTTCCAGCACGAACTCCGAAGACCTTGATGAATTTAATGGCGCAGGACTTTATAAGTCAGTAAAGGCGACCCGCGAGCCTAAGGATTTGCCCTCCGATGAAATTCGTAAGGTCTGGGCCTCGGTTTGGAGCTTTAAGGCCTACGAGGAACGAACCCTGTGGAACATCGACCATTTCTCTGTGCAGATGGCTGTTGCCGTACATGGAGCCTTCATCGATGAAGCTGCCAATGGTGTCATTGTTACCCAGAACATCGCAGACTTCTCTGTTGCCGGCATTTATGTGAATGTGCAGAAGGGTGAAGTTTCCATTACGAATCCCGAAAACAATTCCAGACCCGAAATTTTCTCTATCGTTCCTGCGGCCAAGGGCGTTCAGAAGGTTCTTCTGCAGAGCTCCACGTTGTCTCCGGATGAACCCGTCTTGACTGATTCCGAGGTGACGGAACTCTATGGCTTCGTCGAGAAAATCCAGACTCATTTCGCCAAACTCTACAAGAAGAGCGCCGATGAGCTGATTTTGGATATTGAATTTAAGGTGATGGGCGACGAACGCGAACTGATGTTCAAGCAGGCACGCCCCTATATCCTCTAG